The following proteins are encoded in a genomic region of Melopsittacus undulatus isolate bMelUnd1 chromosome 8, bMelUnd1.mat.Z, whole genome shotgun sequence:
- the KDM8 gene encoding bifunctional peptidase and arginyl-hydroxylase JMJD5 isoform X1, whose translation MAAPVGAEAPAAGPGALWAEVRALLPGTEGEFTLALSGEVDPCVRPLLRRARGLLYGAEGPAGGEAAALRRLGHVLRDYSWEKLNAGPWQEVSKAWRQVYTYGCLFGALAEISAGCPPVSAVRLCDMGLLMGASVLDNVLGRLVRVLQQHLPRERRGAAGLAAEVRPEGPGPPPRRPLLPSSPPGPGRGSAGPLPAAAGPEPLLQKARPEPRPAPAVRPEEELPRLRCPSLESFRDKHLIPQKPVVLEGIMDHWPCMRKWSVDYICQVAGCRTVPVELGSRYTDEEWSQKLMTVDDFIGQYIVNEKSMGYLAQHQLFDQIPELKEDISIPDYCCLGEGEEEHITINAWFGPEGTISPLHQDPQQNFLAQVFGRKYIRLYSPQDSENLYPHESQILHNTSQVDVENPDLVKFPNFRKAAFQSCVLMPGQVLFIPVKYWHYVRSLDVSFSVSFWWS comes from the exons ATGGCGGCTCCCGTTGGTGCGGAGGCCCCGGCAGCCGGCCCCGGCGCTCTCTGGGCCGAGGTGCGGGCGCTGCTGCCCGGTACCGAGGGGGAGTTCACGTTAGCGCTGAGCGGAGAGGTGGACCCGTGCGTGCGGCCGCTGCTGCGGAGGGCCCGCGGGCTGCTGTACGGCGCGGAGGGCCCGGCCGGCGGGGAGGCGGCTGCGCTGCGGCGCCTGGGCCACGTCCTGCGGGACTACTCGTGGGAGAAGCTGAACGCGGGCCCGTGGCAGGAGGTGAGCAAGGCCTGGCGCCAGGTCTACACCTACGGCTGCCTCTTCGGGGCGCTGGCCGAGATCTCCGCGGGCTGCCCGCCGGTGTCCGCCGTCCGCCTCTGCGACATGGGGCTGCTCATGGGGGCCTCCGTCCTGGACAACGTCCTCGGGCGCCTCGTCCGCgtcctgcagcagcacctgccCCGGGAGCGGCGCGGCGCGGCCGGGCTGGCCGCTGAGGTACGGCCTGAGGGGCCCGGGCCTCCCCCGCGCcgccctctccttccctcctctccccccgggccgggccggggctcGGCGGGGCCGCTGCCGGCAGCTGCGGGACCCGAGCCCCTGTTGCAGAAGGCCCGGCCCGAGCCCCGGCCCGCCCCTGCCGTGCGGCCGGAGGAGGAGCTCCCCCGGCTGCGGTGCCCTTCGCTGGAGAGCTTCCGAGACAAGCACCTCATCCCGCAGAAACCCGTGGTGCTGGAGGGCATCATGGACCACTGGCCGTGCATGAGGAAGTGGAG tgtggACTATATCTGTCAAGTCGCTGGGTGCCGCACAGTGCCTGTGGAATTGGGCAGCCGATACACAGATGAGGAATGGTCTCAGAAGCTCATGACTGTTGATGACTTCATCGGCCAGTATATTGTGAATGAG AAGAGTATGGGATACCTTGCCCAGCACCAACTCTTTGATCAG ATCCCAGAACTGAAAGAAGATATCAGTATCCCTGACTACTGCTGcctgggggaaggggaggaagagcaCATCACCATCAATGCTTGGTTTGGTCCAGAAGGCACTATCTCACCTCTTCATCAGGATCCCCAGCAAAATTTTTTAGCTCAG GTATTTGGAAGGAAGTATATCCGCCTGTATTCACCTCAAGATTCAGAAAACCTGTACCCACATGAAAGTCAAATTCTTCACAACACCAGTCAG GTTGATGTGGAAAACCCTGACTTAGTTAAGTTCCCCAATTTCAGAAAGGCTGCGTTTCAATCCTGTGTTCTGATGCCTGGACAGGTTCTGTTTATTCCAGTTAAATATTGGCACTATGTACGATCGCTTGATGTCAGCTTCTCAGTCAGCTTCTGGTGGTCATAG
- the KDM8 gene encoding bifunctional peptidase and arginyl-hydroxylase JMJD5 isoform X3, whose amino-acid sequence MAAPVGAEAPAAGPGALWAEVRALLPGTEGEFTLALSGEVDPCVRPLLRRARGLLYGAEGPAGGEAAALRRLGHVLRDYSWEKLNAGPWQEVSKAWRQVYTYGCLFGALAEISAGCPPVSAVRLCDMGLLMGASVLDNVLGRLVRVLQQHLPRERRGAAGLAAEVRPEGPGPPPRRPLLPSSPPGPGRGSAGPLPAAAGPEPLLQKARPEPRPAPAVRPEEELPRLRCPSLESFRDKHLIPQKPVVLEGIMDHWPCMRKWSVDYICQVAGCRTVPVELGSRYTDEEWSQKLMTVDDFIGQYIVNEKSMGYLAQHQLFDQNLLARTEGGRTFPAGS is encoded by the exons ATGGCGGCTCCCGTTGGTGCGGAGGCCCCGGCAGCCGGCCCCGGCGCTCTCTGGGCCGAGGTGCGGGCGCTGCTGCCCGGTACCGAGGGGGAGTTCACGTTAGCGCTGAGCGGAGAGGTGGACCCGTGCGTGCGGCCGCTGCTGCGGAGGGCCCGCGGGCTGCTGTACGGCGCGGAGGGCCCGGCCGGCGGGGAGGCGGCTGCGCTGCGGCGCCTGGGCCACGTCCTGCGGGACTACTCGTGGGAGAAGCTGAACGCGGGCCCGTGGCAGGAGGTGAGCAAGGCCTGGCGCCAGGTCTACACCTACGGCTGCCTCTTCGGGGCGCTGGCCGAGATCTCCGCGGGCTGCCCGCCGGTGTCCGCCGTCCGCCTCTGCGACATGGGGCTGCTCATGGGGGCCTCCGTCCTGGACAACGTCCTCGGGCGCCTCGTCCGCgtcctgcagcagcacctgccCCGGGAGCGGCGCGGCGCGGCCGGGCTGGCCGCTGAGGTACGGCCTGAGGGGCCCGGGCCTCCCCCGCGCcgccctctccttccctcctctccccccgggccgggccggggctcGGCGGGGCCGCTGCCGGCAGCTGCGGGACCCGAGCCCCTGTTGCAGAAGGCCCGGCCCGAGCCCCGGCCCGCCCCTGCCGTGCGGCCGGAGGAGGAGCTCCCCCGGCTGCGGTGCCCTTCGCTGGAGAGCTTCCGAGACAAGCACCTCATCCCGCAGAAACCCGTGGTGCTGGAGGGCATCATGGACCACTGGCCGTGCATGAGGAAGTGGAG tgtggACTATATCTGTCAAGTCGCTGGGTGCCGCACAGTGCCTGTGGAATTGGGCAGCCGATACACAGATGAGGAATGGTCTCAGAAGCTCATGACTGTTGATGACTTCATCGGCCAGTATATTGTGAATGAG AAGAGTATGGGATACCTTGCCCAGCACCAACTCTTTGATCAG AATCTGCTTGCTAGGACAGAAGGTGGGAGGACATTTCCTGCAGGTTCCTAG
- the IL4R gene encoding interleukin-4 receptor subunit alpha, whose translation MARLPSAAPHTLWILFFSYTTNEVMAAGHVQEFACVTDYDKELVCHWKVPVPMNCSKEFLLYYRKEVFSLPNSVCVPRNGKESLMCTCTICPDYFVSGLTYVLALQYNGTDTWNYSVTPALVVKPRAPQNLAIERAENGNFNLSWEESYSPPSMLSGQPVIHEVKYWKKQYPTEVFVKAINYQAKSFEITASSLRRGYDYVASVRCNYTDYPAYWSEWSEEVEFYYEYRVTAEDILQMAVPVSCILIVALSVVCYFCFSRVKKEWWDQIPNPAKSHLVVKNVKFSVLCYIDEIKLPFHDVKQNHMEKEMSCKNCLAQILSSQNFKGKDNTRHGEKSCSCHRKPGEWFPKGSSAVLIPETILVEESIEVCECLTDIEAEHQEETSDHIAVFEPSECSVSAFREHTEHNDALASMFIKLLADETMQDHKDPGIILGENKTFEKLESENPSQQNTNESTAQSQQLCDVSLFTRASQDDYNCSTASKKTEQSEESFESGYRSSSINSASLDARELQHMVHQSLFPHSSESQHDSHVLIQESPNKTSFGTKKDTVSNPACKSFDTLLSPSMGLCSSAYKSFDTLMSPSMEPCGSAYKSFDTLMSPSMVPCGSAYKSFDTLMSPSVEPCGSAYKSFDTLMSPSVEPCGSAYKSFDTLMSQSVADSSLSLYFENVCSSPPLTQFSDTPELSCRDQIYQPSCNQTCYTNYRSSCTELDVHSTSSEHSDFPSFPTHANDSASGFLPEEEIHNQETYQNVQKKASVISCPTGPQPSGYQPFDNVVKCNGTYHDNDSEVISRSPCESFTHPLYNSLRGTPPETMICEPDLKT comes from the exons ATGGCAAGGCTTCCAAGTGCTGCACCGCATACCCTGTGGAtccttttcttttcatataCAACAAATGAAG TCATGGCTGCAGGACACGTGCAGGAATTCGCATGTGTCACAGACTACGACAAAGAGCTGGTTTGTCACTGGAAGGTGCCTGTACCCATGAATTGCTCCAAAGAATTCCTCCTCTACTACAGGAAGGAAGTTTTCTCTCTGCC aaacagTGTGTGTGTCCCCAGGAACGGGAAAGAGAGTTTAATGTGCACTTGCACAATATGTCCGGATTATTTTGTATCGGGCCTCACGTATGTTCTAGCTCTACAGTACAATGGGACTGATACGTGGAATTACAGTGTTACACCAGCCCTGGTTG tTAAGCCAAGGGCCCCCCAAAACCTTGCCATTGAGAGAGCTGAAAATGGTAATTTCAATCTGAGTTGGGAGGAGAGCTACTCTCCTCCATCCATGCTCTCTGGACAGCCAGTCATCCATGAAGTGAAATACTGGAAGAAACAGTACCCGACAGAG GTTTTTGTAAAAGCCATTAACTACCAGGCAAAAAGCTTCGAAATCACTGCAAGCTCCTTGAGGAGAGGCTATGATTACGTTGCAAGTGTGAGGTGTAACTATACAGACTACCCGGCCTACTGGAGTGAATGGAGTGAAGAAGTTGAATTTTACTATG AATACCGAGTGACAGCTGAAGACATTCTGCAGATGGCTGTTCCTGTGTCCTGCATTCTGATTGTGGCCCTATCTGTCGTTTGTTACTTCTGTTTTAGCAG AGTGAAGAAGGAATGGTGGGATCAAATCCCAAATCCAGCAAAGAGCCACTTGGTCGTAAAAAATGTCAAG ttttcagttttgtgctACATTGATGAAATTAAGCTCCCTTTCCATGATGTAAAACAGAATCatatggaaaaggaaat GAGTTGCAAGAACTGCCTGGCTCAAATCTTGTCAAGCCAAAACTTCAAGGGAAAAGATAACACCAGACATGGTGAGAAATCTTGCAGTTGCCACAGAAAGCCTGGAGAGTGGTTTCCGAAAGGCAGCAGTGCAGTTTTAATCCCTGAGACAATTCTGGTTGAAGAGTCGATAGAAGTTTGCGAATGCTTAACAGACATTGAGGCTGAGCACCAGGAAGAGACTAGTGACCATATCGCTGTGTTTGAGCCTTCCGAGTGCAGTGTCAGTGCTTTCAGAGAGCACACGGAACACAATGATGCACTAGCTAGCATGTTTATTAAGCTCCTGGCAGATGAAACTATGCAAGACCATAAAGATCCAGGCATCATCTTGGGTGAGAACAAAACCTTTGAGAAACTTGAGTCAGAAAATCCCTCAcagcaaaatacaaatgaaagcaCAGCCCAGAGTCAGCAGCTGTGTGATGTTTCCCTTTTCACCAGAGCTTCTCAAGATGACTACAATTGTAGTACAGCCAGCAAGAAGACAGAACAATCAGAAGAATCCTTTGAATCTGGCTATCGCAGCTCTAGCATAAATTCTGCTTCTCTGGATGCAAGAGAACTTCAACATATGGTTCATCAAAGCCTTTTTCCACACAGTTCTGAAAGTCAGCATGATTCGCATGTCCTGATCCAGGAATCTCCAAATAAAACATCATTTGGGACCAAAAAAGACACAGTAAGCAACCCTGCATGCAAGAGTTTTGATACCCTTCTGTCTCCATCCATGGGGCTATGTAGCTCTGCGTATAAGAGTTTTGACACCCTTATGTCTCCATCCATGGAGCCCTGTGGTTCTGCTTACAAGAGCTTTGACACCCTTATGTCTCCATCCATGGTGCCCTGTGGTTCTGCTTACAAGAGCTTTGACACCCTTATGTCTCCATCCGTGGAGCCTTGTGGTTCTGCCTACAAGAGCTTTGACACCCTTATGTCTCCATCCGTGGAGCCCTGTGGTTCTGCCTACAAGAGCTTTGACACCCTTATGTCTCAGTCTGTGGCTGACAGTAGCCTGAGTCTGTACTTTGAAAACGTGTGCTCCTCACCACCTTTAACACAGTTTTCAGACACACCAGAACTGAGCTGCAGAGATCAAATTTATCAGCCCTCTTGCAATCAGACGTGTTACACCAACTACAGATCTTCCTGCACTGAGCTTGATGTTCACAGCACCTCTTCAGAACATAGTGATTTTCCATCTTTCCCCACACATGCAAATGACAGTGCTTCAGGTTTCCTGccagaagaagaaatacataaCCAAGAAACATACCAAAATGTTCAAAAGAAAGCCAGTGTAATATCTTGCCCCACTGGACCTCAACCATCTGGTTATCAACCTTTTGATAATGTAGTTAAGTGTAACGGTACATACCATGACAATGACAGTGAGGTTATCTCCAGGTCACCGTGCGAATCTTTCACTCATCCTTTGTACAATAGCCTGAGAGGAACACCTCCAGAAACAATGATCTGTGAACCTGACCTGAAGACATGA
- the NSMCE1 gene encoding non-structural maintenance of chromosomes element 1 homolog, giving the protein MAAQMTDAHRRFLQVLMSHGIMEGSEARKLHKHCCEVHNVYYAHDKLADFISTINRHLQPLFMQIRKGLSEDDGSAHYALVNLAETEITKMASDYTENELELFRKTMDLIILSENGFAPSTDILNLADQLKTKKMKKKEAEQVLKVFVEDKWLSERNGEFTLHTRCIIEMEQYILSNYQDVARKCNICHSLAIQSQVCESCGIGMHLPCIRKYFRAQTEPRCPQCNDFWTCDIPGVSQTDTQSPPKPVRTEKSFMLSTRRS; this is encoded by the exons ATGGCAGCTCAGATGACTGATGCTCATCGGCGGTTCCTGCAGGTCCTGATGTCTCATGGGATAATGGAAGGATCCGAGGCAAGGAAGTTACACAAACACTGCTGTGAAGTCCATAACG tctacTATGCGCATGATAAACTGGCTGATTTCATCAGTACCATCAACAGGCATCTACAGCCTTTGTTCATGCAGATCCGGAAGGGACTGTCAGAAGATGATGGGAGCGCCCATTATGCTTTA gTGAACTTGgcagaaactgaaataactAAAATGGCATCTGACTATACCGAAAATGAATTAGAATTGTTCAGAAAAACA ATGGACCTAATCATTTTATCAGAAAATGGCTTTGCCCCTTctacagatattttaaatttgGCTGACCAactaaagacaaagaaaatgaagaaaaaggaagcgGAACAAGTGCTGAAAGTTTTTGTGGAGGATAAGTGGCTCTCTGAG AGAAATGGAGAATTTACTCTGCATACTCGCTGCATAATCGAGATGGAACAATACATTCTCAGCAACTACCAAGATGTGGCAAGGAAGTGTAACATCTGTCACAGCCTTGCCATCCAG AGCCAAGTATGTGAATCCTGTGGAATTGGAATGCATTTACCTTGCATCAGAAAGTACTTTAGAGCTCAGACTGAACCTCGCTGTCCACAGTGTAATGATTTCTGGACTTGTGACATCCCAG GAGTGAGTCAGACAGACACCCAGTCACCACCGAAACCAGTGCGAACAGAGAAGAGCTTCATGCTCAGCACAAGACGATCCTAG
- the KDM8 gene encoding bifunctional peptidase and arginyl-hydroxylase JMJD5 isoform X2: MAAPVGAEAPAAGPGALWAEVRALLPGTEGEFTLALSGEVDPCVRPLLRRARGLLYGAEGPAGGEAAALRRLGHVLRDYSWEKLNAGPWQEVSKAWRQVYTYGCLFGALAEISAGCPPVSAVRLCDMGLLMGASVLDNVLGRLVRVLQQHLPRERRGAAGLAAEKARPEPRPAPAVRPEEELPRLRCPSLESFRDKHLIPQKPVVLEGIMDHWPCMRKWSVDYICQVAGCRTVPVELGSRYTDEEWSQKLMTVDDFIGQYIVNEKSMGYLAQHQLFDQIPELKEDISIPDYCCLGEGEEEHITINAWFGPEGTISPLHQDPQQNFLAQVFGRKYIRLYSPQDSENLYPHESQILHNTSQVDVENPDLVKFPNFRKAAFQSCVLMPGQVLFIPVKYWHYVRSLDVSFSVSFWWS, from the exons ATGGCGGCTCCCGTTGGTGCGGAGGCCCCGGCAGCCGGCCCCGGCGCTCTCTGGGCCGAGGTGCGGGCGCTGCTGCCCGGTACCGAGGGGGAGTTCACGTTAGCGCTGAGCGGAGAGGTGGACCCGTGCGTGCGGCCGCTGCTGCGGAGGGCCCGCGGGCTGCTGTACGGCGCGGAGGGCCCGGCCGGCGGGGAGGCGGCTGCGCTGCGGCGCCTGGGCCACGTCCTGCGGGACTACTCGTGGGAGAAGCTGAACGCGGGCCCGTGGCAGGAGGTGAGCAAGGCCTGGCGCCAGGTCTACACCTACGGCTGCCTCTTCGGGGCGCTGGCCGAGATCTCCGCGGGCTGCCCGCCGGTGTCCGCCGTCCGCCTCTGCGACATGGGGCTGCTCATGGGGGCCTCCGTCCTGGACAACGTCCTCGGGCGCCTCGTCCGCgtcctgcagcagcacctgccCCGGGAGCGGCGCGGCGCGGCCGGGCTGGCCGCTGAG AAGGCCCGGCCCGAGCCCCGGCCCGCCCCTGCCGTGCGGCCGGAGGAGGAGCTCCCCCGGCTGCGGTGCCCTTCGCTGGAGAGCTTCCGAGACAAGCACCTCATCCCGCAGAAACCCGTGGTGCTGGAGGGCATCATGGACCACTGGCCGTGCATGAGGAAGTGGAG tgtggACTATATCTGTCAAGTCGCTGGGTGCCGCACAGTGCCTGTGGAATTGGGCAGCCGATACACAGATGAGGAATGGTCTCAGAAGCTCATGACTGTTGATGACTTCATCGGCCAGTATATTGTGAATGAG AAGAGTATGGGATACCTTGCCCAGCACCAACTCTTTGATCAG ATCCCAGAACTGAAAGAAGATATCAGTATCCCTGACTACTGCTGcctgggggaaggggaggaagagcaCATCACCATCAATGCTTGGTTTGGTCCAGAAGGCACTATCTCACCTCTTCATCAGGATCCCCAGCAAAATTTTTTAGCTCAG GTATTTGGAAGGAAGTATATCCGCCTGTATTCACCTCAAGATTCAGAAAACCTGTACCCACATGAAAGTCAAATTCTTCACAACACCAGTCAG GTTGATGTGGAAAACCCTGACTTAGTTAAGTTCCCCAATTTCAGAAAGGCTGCGTTTCAATCCTGTGTTCTGATGCCTGGACAGGTTCTGTTTATTCCAGTTAAATATTGGCACTATGTACGATCGCTTGATGTCAGCTTCTCAGTCAGCTTCTGGTGGTCATAG